The Xenorhabdus doucetiae genome has a window encoding:
- a CDS encoding DUF4276 family protein has product MSNYIEVMAIVEGKTEQIFIEKILQPYLAGKMIFISATQVSKPGQKGGDVRFSRVKKDIEMHLKQRSDTYVTTFIDYYGTHEWPGLETLNRCWEPGQIAEHLNLSTQAEIRQCLSAQRAEERFIPYIVMHEFEALLFSDKEILAHELNISTQTVEQVLRECGEPESINNSPQTAPSKRLGRWSASGAFAKTTTGIAIAEKTGIPKMREKCPLFNEWLCKLEKLIVV; this is encoded by the coding sequence ATGAGTAATTACATTGAAGTCATGGCCATCGTTGAAGGTAAGACAGAACAGATATTTATTGAAAAAATCCTTCAACCTTATCTGGCTGGGAAAATGATTTTCATCTCTGCAACACAAGTTTCCAAACCCGGACAAAAAGGCGGAGATGTGCGTTTTTCACGGGTCAAAAAAGACATTGAAATGCACCTGAAACAACGTTCAGATACTTATGTAACAACATTTATTGATTACTACGGCACCCATGAATGGCCAGGATTAGAGACATTAAATAGATGCTGGGAACCGGGACAAATAGCGGAGCACCTGAATCTGTCAACACAGGCTGAAATTCGTCAATGCCTGTCAGCACAGAGGGCTGAGGAACGTTTTATCCCGTACATTGTTATGCATGAGTTTGAAGCCTTGCTCTTTAGTGACAAAGAGATACTTGCTCATGAATTAAATATTAGTACGCAAACCGTAGAGCAAGTCCTCCGGGAATGTGGAGAACCGGAATCTATCAATAATAGCCCACAGACAGCCCCTTCAAAGAGATTAGGAAGATGGTCAGCAAGTGGCGCGTTTGCCAAAACGACAACAGGGATCGCAATTGCGGAAAAAACAGGCATTCCTAAGATGAGAGAAAAATGCCCGTTATTCAACGAATGGCTGTGTAAACTTGAGAAGTTGATAGTTGTCTGA
- a CDS encoding AAA family ATPase — MSGTEVKHFKGGDMTTSLDKLTIKGFKSIHELNEFELKSLNVIVGANGAGKSNLISFFKMLRALIDGTLNRYVRDSGGASDLLFHGNKVTQKMEFETRFGERGFRFKLVPTPADNCAIEDEARYYAKSADWWLLGDSDDGRSRMVAEIENNSSDAPYSKPIYDAIASWQIYHFHDTSATAGMRKYEIVQDNKTLRTDASNIGAFLLKLRNDAPNEYKSIVNAIRLVTPFFDDFILEPRQSGLKEEVNISWTQKGSDYPMQPYHLSDGSIRFICLATALLQPNPPSTIIIDEPELGLHPAAIVILAELIQQAAQRTQVIIATQSPVLIDQFSAEDIVIVNRKKGASSFERLNEKDFSQWLENYSLGELWAKNVIAGGPTYE; from the coding sequence AGTTTAAACGTCATTGTTGGTGCTAACGGCGCAGGTAAAAGTAATCTGATCTCCTTTTTTAAAATGCTGCGTGCATTAATCGACGGCACATTAAATCGCTATGTGCGTGATAGCGGTGGTGCAAGCGATTTGCTCTTTCATGGTAATAAAGTGACTCAGAAAATGGAGTTTGAAACCCGCTTCGGTGAAAGAGGCTTTCGCTTTAAATTAGTCCCAACCCCAGCAGACAATTGTGCCATTGAAGATGAAGCCCGCTATTACGCGAAAAGTGCTGACTGGTGGTTATTAGGGGATAGCGACGATGGCAGATCCAGAATGGTTGCTGAAATCGAGAACAATTCCTCTGACGCACCGTATTCAAAACCCATCTATGACGCCATCGCTTCCTGGCAGATTTATCATTTTCACGATACCAGCGCTACAGCTGGAATGCGAAAATATGAAATTGTCCAGGATAACAAAACATTGCGTACAGATGCCTCTAACATCGGTGCATTCTTGTTGAAACTCAGAAATGATGCCCCCAATGAATACAAATCGATTGTGAATGCCATCAGGCTGGTCACTCCTTTCTTTGATGATTTCATTCTGGAGCCTCGCCAAAGCGGCCTGAAGGAAGAGGTTAACATTAGCTGGACGCAAAAAGGTTCAGACTATCCGATGCAACCTTATCATTTATCAGATGGCTCAATACGCTTCATTTGCCTGGCAACCGCATTATTACAACCGAATCCGCCATCGACCATTATTATTGATGAACCCGAGCTGGGCTTGCACCCTGCGGCCATTGTGATCCTTGCGGAATTAATCCAGCAAGCAGCTCAACGTACCCAAGTCATTATTGCTACCCAATCGCCTGTTTTAATTGATCAGTTCTCTGCCGAAGATATTGTCATCGTGAATCGTAAAAAGGGCGCTTCAAGCTTTGAACGTTTAAATGAGAAAGATTTTTCTCAATGGCTCGAAAACTATTCACTGGGTGAATTATGGGCTAAAAACGTCATCGCCGGGGGGCCAACTTATGAGTAA